From the Streptomyces sp. Sge12 genome, the window TGCGGTGGGGCCAGACCGTGTGGACGACCCCGACCAGCCTGCCGTTCTCGGAGACCGGGCCGCCCCGGAAGTGCGTCCAGCTCTCCGGTTCCGCGGAGAGCCGGACGAGTTCACCGTTGCGGGCGCCGTCGTGCGGGGCCGGCGCGCCCGTCAGCGCGACCGGTTCGCCCTGGTCGGTGCGGCCGTCGACCCGCAGCCGGTCCAGGACGTGGTGGCCCTCCGCCGTCAGCAGGCCCAGGGGCTCCGCGCACACGGCAGGGTCCACCAGGTCCTCGTCGGCCTGGAGCAGCAGCATGCGGGGGACCGCGTCGTCCGACCACACCGTGCGGCAGGGGATCTCCCGGTCGCCCGGACGCACCCAGGCCACCGTGCCCGGGGGCAGCTGCGCGTCGCCGACCGTGAGCACCAGCCGCGGTGTCAGCAGGGTGCCGACCTCCTGCGGTTCGGGCATCCCGTCGTGGCGGACCCGGACGACCCGGTCGGCGAGGCCGGGCTCGCGGGGCGGCCGTACGGCGAACGGCAGGGCGTCTTCCGCCACCCGGCGGCGGCCCTCGCGGCCCGTGGTGACGCGGGTCGCGGAGAAGTCCGGGCCGGTGCGCCGGTTGCGGGACACGAACTCCCAGACGCGCCGCCGCACCAGCTCCCGTACGGCGGCCACGTCCCCGCGCAGCTGCGAGCCGAGCAGGGCCTCCCGGACGCCGGGCAGAAACTGGAACTCCACCTCCTGCGGCACCTGTTCGTCCTCCCAGTCCTCGAAGAGCCCGCCGAGGGCGACCTCCGCCAGGTGGCCGTGCTCCGAGTCGCGCAGCAGGGAGCGCCGGACGAGGGTCATCACCGGCAGGGTGAGGGGTACGGCGGCCAGGTGGGCGGCGAGCTGCTGGGCCGTCGGGGAGGCACTCGCCCGGAAGCGCTCCACCACCTCCAGGGCGCTGCGCCCGGCGCCGGGACCGGGATCCGCCGGGGTGCTCGCGGCGCCCGCCGCCGCGTCCAGGCGCAGGCAGGCCAGGCGCCGCCACCGGCCGTCCCCGGAGACCACCCGCACCAGCCGGGCCAGGCTTCCGGAGGCGACCCCGACGACGGGGACGACGGCCGCGGCGGCCCGGCCGGGTCCGGTGCGGCCGCGGCGGGCGACCGGGATGCGCTGCCAGGAGCGGGTGGCGGCGGCGGGCCGTTCGGCGCGGACGGCGAAGGGGACGGGCCGGACGGCGCCGCGCGTCCAGAGCCGTTCGGGCAGGACGTTGAGGACGGCCACGGCGTTGTGCGCGCACCAGTGCCGGAGCATGCCCTGTACGGGGGCCTCCCGCCAGCCGCCCGCCACGGTGTCGGAGAGTACGAGGATCAGCCGGCGCCCCGCGGGGTCGGCCAGTTCGAGGGGGGTGCGGGGCGGGCCGCCGGGGCCGCGGGTGACCATCGGGGTGGCGCCGGCCGCGGTGCCGGTCAGGTGCCAGGTGCGGACGTCGCGGAAGACCCCGCTGCGGGTCAGGACCCGGCGCACCTCGTCCACGTGGTCCGACCAGAGCAGCATGGAGTGGTGGGTGTCGACGACCAGCGCCAGGTCCAGCCAGCGGCTCTCGGCGGGGCGCAGGACCGGGGTGGTCACCATGCGCTCGATGCTGCGCTCCACGGTGAGCTGCTCGTCCAGTTCCTCCCCGGGCCCGCCGATGGAGCGCCGGCCGACGGGCCGCAGGGCGCGCATGAGGGCCAGCGGGTCGTCGAGGGAGGCGGCCCGGGGCAGCCGCAGGGGTGAGCCCCGGCGCCCGGCGCCGTCCTCGGCCGGCTTCCCGTCGGGGTCGCGCCGGGCGGCCGTGAAGAGCTGGACGGGCTCGCCCCCGGCCGGGGTACCGGGCTCGGGCAGCGGCCCTGCGGCTTCGGGCGGCGGGGGGGCGGGCAGCGGTGGCGGGCCGCCCGGCGGGCCGGCGGCGCCGGGGTCCGCGGGCGGGCGGGTGCCGGCGGGGTCGACCCGGGCCGCCAGCCACAGGATGTCGGCGATCTCCTCCGCGCCGAGGCCGGTGTACGGGACGCTGCCGTCGGCGCCGTCGGCGAGGGCCGCCAGCAGCTTCTCGATCACGCCGTGGGCCCGGTCAGGTGCTGCATGACGGTGTCGAGGAAGCGTTCGCGGTCCGCGGGCGCGGACCAGGCGCCGGCGAGGCGGAGCTGGATGGCGTTGAGGAGCTGGTCGGTGGCCAGGTCCCCGTCCTCGCCGCGGTCGAG encodes:
- a CDS encoding pentapeptide repeat-containing protein, translated to MIEKLLAALADGADGSVPYTGLGAEEIADILWLAARVDPAGTRPPADPGAAGPPGGPPPLPAPPPPEAAGPLPEPGTPAGGEPVQLFTAARRDPDGKPAEDGAGRRGSPLRLPRAASLDDPLALMRALRPVGRRSIGGPGEELDEQLTVERSIERMVTTPVLRPAESRWLDLALVVDTHHSMLLWSDHVDEVRRVLTRSGVFRDVRTWHLTGTAAGATPMVTRGPGGPPRTPLELADPAGRRLILVLSDTVAGGWREAPVQGMLRHWCAHNAVAVLNVLPERLWTRGAVRPVPFAVRAERPAAATRSWQRIPVARRGRTGPGRAAAAVVPVVGVASGSLARLVRVVSGDGRWRRLACLRLDAAAGAASTPADPGPGAGRSALEVVERFRASASPTAQQLAAHLAAVPLTLPVMTLVRRSLLRDSEHGHLAEVALGGLFEDWEDEQVPQEVEFQFLPGVREALLGSQLRGDVAAVRELVRRRVWEFVSRNRRTGPDFSATRVTTGREGRRRVAEDALPFAVRPPREPGLADRVVRVRHDGMPEPQEVGTLLTPRLVLTVGDAQLPPGTVAWVRPGDREIPCRTVWSDDAVPRMLLLQADEDLVDPAVCAEPLGLLTAEGHHVLDRLRVDGRTDQGEPVALTGAPAPHDGARNGELVRLSAEPESWTHFRGGPVSENGRLVGVVHTVWPHRMVFLLADALLEQRGFRAVLEGAVPEADTGTAVCLAVLPGADGIHPAGSSATAETGAMLLELMADTDVAGRLSGREGDGDAPLLITLDAPGAHAKAGRLLSGLRAAVLTYGNRRMDGMHPSLAVAVGTGTAETERLVRHRAIADLLRRTASSGSFVLALSHRLHEDLEGLFGYPAHVTLERVGAADEGWVCVAPEPVAEPLAQVLAEADRLLDMTVDWPTCGVEASEAEPWVCIGIRVPGHARCLAHLGDEEQREYLATLAPGAPLDFRGTTFDNGLLPRLLTALEPRGRGPLRVGPAAFDRAYFVDDWNRADIEFSGRATFVRAVFGGRAGFGGATFGGPVSLDGAVFQYAADFEMSRFHRAATFRRARFRGSAGFKEAVFLEDVSFGRAVLEASADLFAVQVAGSADFTGASFGGVAGMSGAGFAGPVSFASTSWRRGLICSGSAFEGPLDLERATFRGRVRFDGVRFDAATHSAPDFTLVRPGHWDVQERPDGTWDIGLVTTDPG